Sequence from the Pseudochaenichthys georgianus unplaced genomic scaffold, fPseGeo1.2 scaffold_2118_arrow_ctg1, whole genome shotgun sequence genome:
TTAAAATACATGCCTCTATCCATCTCCATCAgatgtatatagcacctttcaacgcaaggcaattgaaagtgctttacaaaaaatgaaagacattaagcattaaaagaaaagttaataaaataagcattaaaaggacaaatacatggataaaagttacagtgcagtctaaaatatgactagttcaattaaaagcataataactgaacgctgcttctccatgtttggttctgactctgggacagaaagctgaagacctgagagatctggatggttcatcatttagcaggaggtcagaaatgtcttttgggcctaaaccattcagtgctttataaaccagcagcaatattttgaaatctattctctgacacacaggaagccagtgtagagacttcagaacaggagtgatgtgatccactttcttagtgttagtgaggactcgagcagcggcgttctgaatcagctgcagcttcctaatagatgttttagtgagacctgtgaagacaccattgcagtagtccagtctactgaagataaaagcatggacacgtttctccagatcctgctgtgacattagtcttttaatcctagatatgttctttaggtgatagtaggctgatttagtaactgtaaatcacttacacgtggtgtgtgtgtgtgtgtgtgtgtgtagtgtgtgtgtgtgtgtgtgtgtgtgtgtgtgtgtgtgtgtgtgtgtgtgtgtgtgtgtgtgtgtgtgtgtgtgtgtgtgtgtgtgtgtgtgtgttggtttggttgggggtagccagatgttcctctttgtgcctttaggccataaaacccccaatggtcgctctgtggtcttgctcagattctctgcccctccaaaggtcacgcctgtgattgacctcgggtgcaggattttaggagcagaggaaaggggagattccgtccaaaatgcaaacctctccatgacttgtctttaaaacgttctttaagtcctgtattaagtcttctgttatgtagcggaaaatcccatttaaaaatgaagagcaaaatagtttagtttacttctctgtctgttcggatttggaaatgtttatgatttattttgtgtgctcgtgaacgagagaaggagaaaaaaacatctacctttgaactgcaattacttatcttaaaaattgcaacattatactcctttaaaaaattgctcaattcatttaaacacatttattatgtgcacaataaaacctcaacaagtatattgatcctggcttaaccagcgacctttactctattgttcataagctcagtatttgacaactattaggattgtagtcatgtctgtatagaccaattgtactagaaataatttgaaacagtttaataaagaatgttaaactatattaaactgtaattgaacttcaacgtatatcaattatctgattccagtggccagttggaaacagacaatcaacaaggttttcattttgcagcaacagcgcaaaagtttcaattactgtctgactacattgcatttagctgacgcttttatccaaagcgacttacattaagtacattcgactaggaagacacaaccttgaagaaaacagaaccctataagtacatcaggcctcacagagccaagcacctcaagtgcttctcaactggctatagataagccagtcctcatgtctgagtctggttctgtcttatcttctttgttttggaatgtgttcaatacattacgtttttttattattcattattaccatataatacatagatttaagaataaatgaaacaaataatacaacattgagctgtttgagcttttcatctttacattattgttttatttctctcaagtcatttaattttggtgaaataactgaagttttagttcattttaccctggctgtggactgattcattatgagttgttacaacgcatgcacaagacggcgggtagacaaacaaacacgaaacaattatacaaacaaacactgcagttagacaaacaaacataaaaactctcaacaactcagcctgacaaaaactcttccagcctattttaatccgaattagggagactttcagaggggccaCTAATTATGAGAGCCCTCAATACTCATAATTCTCGTGTAtcagcaaacacagccaaattcagcaattcatacaacattctcaaaccacacattgagcactttctttagttcaaaagtgtcaataatcgcggataatgctgtatgctcctttttctgcatgcagctctccccagggggcggagaatcggcacctcagcagaaatgctatttatcctctgaaaactcctaaattcggcgatttgtttaaatacaaatcttgcgacattgcttctaattcagaaaatccactttgctggtgcatctctcaaaagtttctctgaatatttgttgtgtgtaattgcctggtgagttaattccaagaagcacacacagaggagatcgatgaaattcgatattcctaggttatcattagccccaaatattctcatagttttcacataagccgtgcttgctcgtagacacctgtcccagcaacaaacacggggaaatCGGCCAGGACCATGTCCCCTTTGACACCGATTCCCGAGGTTATgattagcctccagatgtaaatgagtagagaaacccaaaaaaaaatgcagcagctcagttctctcaggtaattttaatacaccgttgatctcaaacgctggcgagtcaatctcaaaatagaaatgtactcaccAGCATCCGAAAATCTGTTGGTGTCCTGTTCGCGACGCCAatctgtgagagaaacttctgctcagcaatgttgatggaagaactggaagctggagtccgctttatatcaaacacctgagtttattgagagccacggccgggagcattggcagggttctcacacgacttcatcatgtgattccccagccaacactgaagattacacagaaacacagcgcaaatctacacagataatcaaggaggagcctctgttCGGGCCCTTTCTGATCAATAATCACAAACACATGTTGAGACCAAGGACTGATCCATTAACAACCATCTGTGCATTTGGTCACACTTCCCCTCAGGGAGGcaggaccttttgacctgtgccctgtgtaaactacaaacaggacacatagGGAAAATACCAACAGTCTCCCATGCACAGATCGCAttaaatatttccttcacagagactgtaacgaatattcgaataatcgaataatcgctggcatccctaacgCTAACATCTGAACACTGTCGTGGCGCACTGTATCCTAGATGAATCTGACCTCCGTTAggtacttttaaacttcagtgAATACTTAAGAAAATAAGTTCTTATGTAGCAACTGAGTTTGTGTTTTGCTGTGTTGAAAGGGAGCCTTTCAGAAATGTGTTAACGATGGTTTTCCTGTCCCCAGTTGGTAACGTCCTCATACTGAACACGTGGGGGGAGCAGGCGGGCCCCcacatgcaggctctgcacttCAGCTTTGCAGCCGGGGCCTTCGTGTCTCCCATCATCGCCAAGCTGCTGTTTGGGTCTGACAGCAACAGCAGTGCAGGAGTCCTCGCAGCAGACtcgtcacttcctgtccccGCGGAGCAGGTCACCAGAGCGCCTGCCGCCCACACACTGATCCGCTACGTCCACAGCAGCACCCTCAAACCCATGTGGTCCTACATCGTCATTGGCTGCTTCATCTTCCTCAtctccctcctcttcttcttcatcctctccTGTCGCAGCAGCTCGTCACGTGAAAAAGCACGCAAGACATCGGGGAAGCCCCTGTTGGCCAAACATCACACGGCTCTCATAGCCctgctcttcttcttcttctttgcctATGTAGGTGCTGAGGACGCGTACGGCACCTTCATCTTCACCTTCGCCAAGGACTACGCCCACATGAATCAGTCCCAGGCGGCCGGGCTCAATGCCCTGTTCTGGGCTGCGTTTGCTGCCTGCAGGGGGCTGGCTATCTTCTTCGCGGCCTGCATGTACCCGGGCACCATGATCCTGCTCAGCCTGGTGGGCTCCACCCTGTCCTCCCTGCTGCTCTGCCTCTTCAGCAGGGAGCAGGTGGCGGTGTGGGCCTGCACCGGTCTGTACGGCGCCTCCATGGCCACCATCTTTCCCAGCTGCATCTCCTGGTTGGAGCAGTACACCACAGTGACAGGCCACACGGCCGCAGTCTTCGTGATGGGGGCCGCGTTGGGGGAGATGGTGCTTCCTGCTATTGTAGGCTCCCTGCTGGGACAGTTCCCGGAGCAGCCCCTGCTCATGTACCTGTCGCTCATCACCGCCACATTCACCTCCATCCTCTTCCCCGTCATGTACAAGCTGGCctcagcccccagcagccagAGCAGGAAACCCCGCGTCAGGGGCCGGCCTGATGCAGACGACAGCGAATATCGTCAGGCGCTGCTGGACTCAGGagccgaggaggaggaggaggaggaggaggaggaggaggaggaggatcagCGGAATGATGCAGACTTTGAGGTGATTGAAATGGATGACACAGCGAGTCTCATCAGTTCCCCCAGCAAGGCTCCCTCTCCCCCCGACGTCGCGGCTCCAACAGAGAGCGGCCCCCTGACGGAGGTGGCAGGCGGAGCCTCTTTCTCCAGCACAATGTCCCTGGGTGGAGAGTCCCCCAGACGCAAACTACTGCTCTCCATggacagagagaagagagactGAGGCCCTCTAGCCCTCACTGAACAAAAGGATTAGCATTCAATGAAACACTCAGTCTGAGCGGAACCTGTGCAGCTCAGAAACCATCCTCAGCGTGACGACTCGGCTCCTTTGAAGCATATTTCTCCTCGAGGTTTGAAAATAGACACAGCATGGATTCTCTTCAGGGAGTCTGTCGGCCTGCTCCCTCCACAGAGCGGCCAGAGGACCCAGGACTCGCAAtgcagtgccttgctcaaggacacacaACTACAATAATGAAAAGTATGTTTCCAATGTGTTGCACCGCTGCAGTGTTTTCACTAACAGCAGGACAGGATGTGATGATAGCTGTAAGATTTGAATGAAGTGGATTTAGTTGTGGTCGTGTTCGGGAACGTGCTGTGCTCTATGGATCTCTACATCCTGTGTCGTCACTGCCAACGTGTTTCTATAACTGAATCATTGACAGAAGACATTTGATtacattttattatatcaaTCTCAAACCTCCACCTACAGCAATGTCcattaaaaacaaacaagaacACCTCCTTCATTCATATCTTTTACATTTATACAAATACACAGATCCTGTATGGCTGTTTGCAGAATTGAAGATTGGATCTCAACATGGTTTAATTCTTTTGCGCAGAAAATGGAAAATGTTCACTTGACCACATATGCACAAGGAAACAATAAACTCTTTATGACATCAATTATCAAAATACAGTATTGCAACAGTCCCAGATTCGTAGAAAAAACAAAATAGTTTCCAGTTCCTACACTGTAGAGTACAAAGTGTCATGTCTGCCAAATGAACATCAGTACAATCATGAAAAGTGGCATCCTCAAACAGAATGCACAATAACAGTATTGATGCATTCGTGGCTGGAGCTTTATGAGATTAGAGACGGAGCTCGACAGGAACTATCGACACAAAGACTGCAGTCCATACAATATGAAGGGAAATCTATTAGTGGTCTGAATGTAGTGAGTTCTGGAGATTAGTGAGGAGCTCCTTCACATTGCTACGAGACACAACA
This genomic interval carries:
- the LOC117441892 gene encoding sodium-dependent glucose transporter 1-like, whose product is MVFLSPVGNVLILNTWGEQAGPHMQALHFSFAAGAFVSPIIAKLLFGSDSNSSAGVLAADSSLPVPAEQVTRAPAAHTLIRYVHSSTLKPMWSYIVIGCFIFLISLLFFFILSCRSSSSREKARKTSGKPLLAKHHTALIALLFFFFFAYVGAEDAYGTFIFTFAKDYAHMNQSQAAGLNALFWAAFAACRGLAIFFAACMYPGTMILLSLVGSTLSSLLLCLFSREQVAVWACTGLYGASMATIFPSCISWLEQYTTVTGHTAAVFVMGAALGEMVLPAIVGSLLGQFPEQPLLMYLSLITATFTSILFPVMYKLASAPSSQSRKPRVRGRPDADDSEYRQALLDSGAEEEEEEEEEEEEEDQRNDADFEVIEMDDTASLISSPSKAPSPPDVAAPTESGPLTEVAGGASFSSTMSLGGESPRRKLLLSMDREKRD